A single window of Lytechinus variegatus isolate NC3 chromosome 8, Lvar_3.0, whole genome shotgun sequence DNA harbors:
- the LOC121420266 gene encoding synaptogenesis protein syg-2-like, with translation MAYRIWCLFALLVIGKGSRSTMSTATISFQRRQFLPVKGEDFTMECTYFPPSNVRTVKWKHEETPIASEWCTTASECTPNISNPTKYKLLADDRSTSLTIINLNTGDNGRYTCNVFNLHGERSATEILKALNRVPPSRVFISDAQSGRQYLNNANISITAGESFSITCGANRARPPAVLQWLVPEDVTVVHQDQSDVIHYGSYISRKALTITPTRDDHGKILSCIASHPEIQRSLRSSFLLNVHVLPSSVLLFLTGGNQSLSTVLHVQEDSPTSITCKSIGSFPATELSLWLVGDFGRTPIHANVSSNRSVLDDTLFDTESTITIRPDATNNGMHIVCFSNMDDVFFVKVLTVRLFVYGLPDNVVMIVRGDMLEGSETNITCTALNGYPAPHIHWYIGSRNVTGNSSVKTSINSADRYDAESTLTIITNRFDHGKRLLCQATQPTSSTLCSVNNTKVLQI, from the exons ATGGCTTACCGAATTTGGTGCTTGTTTGCTCTTCTTGTTATTGGCAAAG GCTCCCGCTCTACCATGTCAACAGCCACGATATCTTTTCAACGGAGGCAGTTCCTACCCGTCAAAGGAGAAGATTTTACGATGGAGTGCACCTATTTCCCTCCTTCGAATGTTCGCACTGTCAAGTGGAAACACGAAGAAACACCAATTGCGTCTGAGTGGTGCACAACTGCAAGTGAATGTACACCCAATATTTCAAATCCTACAAAGTACAAGTTATTGGCAGATGACCGCAGCACATCCCTTACAATAATCAATTTGAACACTGGTGACAATGGGAGATACACATGCAATGTATTTAACCTACATGGAGAACGTTCAGCGACTGAAATACTGAAAGCACTAAATCGAG TTCCACCCTCACGGGTTTTCATTTCTGACGCCCAATCGGGACGGCAATACTTGAACAACGCCAATATAAGTATAACTGCTGGAGAGTCGTTTAGCATCACATGTGGAGCAAATAGGGCAAGGCCTCCCGCAGTACTGCAATGGCTAGTACCAGAGGACGTGACCGTTGTTCATCAGGATCAATCTGATGTCATTCATTACGGATCTTACATCTCCCGGAAAGCCTTGACGATCACACCCACGAGAGATGACCACGGAAAGATTCTCAGCTGCATCGCATCACACCCGGAAATACAAAGGAGTCTTAGATCCTCATTTCTTCTGAATGTTCATG TTCTTCCTTCCAGTGTGCTGCTCTTTCTAACTGGAGGTAACCAGTCACTCTCAACAGTCCTACACGTTCAAGAAGATTCACCGACTTCAATCACTTGTAAAAGTATTGGGTCATTCCCAGCAACTGAACTATCATTATGGTTAGTTGGTGACTTTGGCAGGACTCCGATCCACGCAAATGTGTCAAGTAATAGGAGCGTTTTAGACGACACTTTGTTTGACACTGAAAGTACCATTACCATTAGACCAGATGCCACGAACAATGGAATGCACATTGTATGTTTCTCGAATATGGACGATGTTTTCTTTGTTAAAGTACTGACAGTTAGACTATTTGTTTACG GTCTACCAGACAATGTCGTAATGATTGTCCGTGGTGATATGCTCGAAGGCTCTGAGACCAACATAACATGTACAGCTCTTAATGGATACCCCGCTCCTCACATCCACTGGTATATCGGGTCAAGGAACGTCACAGGCAATTCATCTGTGAAGACATCCATTAATAGTGCTGATCGATATGATGCTGAAAGCACTCTGACCATCATTACAAATAGGTTTGACCACGGCAAACGTCTTCTCTGTCAGGCAACTCAACCTACTTCATCCACTTTGTGTTCCGTGAATAACACAAAGGTTTTGCAAATATAA